One Lutra lutra chromosome 7, mLutLut1.2, whole genome shotgun sequence DNA window includes the following coding sequences:
- the IL25 gene encoding interleukin-25, with protein MNQVIVFLVMAMGTHSLNFRIRKDCAHWPSCCPGKRQDPAHEWLMGNTVLKFPREATGLTHHPESCRASEDGPLNSRSISPWRYELDRDLNRLPQDLYHARCLCPHCVSLQTGSHMDPLGNSELLYHNQTVFYRRPCPGEQGAQDGYCLEQRLYQVSLACVCVRPRVMA; from the exons ATGAACCAG GTGATCGTGTTCTTGGTCATGGCCATGGGAACCCACAGCCTCAATTTTCGCATCCGGAAGGACTGCGCCCACTGGCCCAGCTGCTGCCCCGGCAAAAGGCAGGATCCCGCTCACGAGTGGCTGATGGGGAACACTGTGCTCAAGTTCCCCCGAGAGGCCACGGGCCTCACCCACCACCCAGAATCCTGCAGGGCCAGTGAAGATGGACCCCTCAACAGCAGGTCTATCTCTCCCTGGAGATATGA GTTGGACCGGGACTTGAACCGGCTCCCCCAGGACCTGTACCATGCCCGCTGCCTGTGTCCACACTGCGTCAGCCTCCAGACGGGCTCCCACATGGACCCCCTGGGCAACTCGGAGTTGCTCTACCACAACCAGACCGTCTTCTACCGGAGGCCATGTCCCGGCGAGCAAGGCGCCCAGGATGGCTACTGCCTGGAGCAGCGGCTCTATCAGGTCTCcttggcttgtgtgtgtgtgcggccGCGAGTGATGGCCTAG
- the CMTM5 gene encoding CKLF-like MARVEL transmembrane domain-containing protein 5, translated as MCFPGWGGDGAGTSRGTLGSWEKARLAERGSLAAPRPTSPLFLQVSPSASLLLFASPSLQVSVFPVPFSGWWQWGLCLVGPTEMLSARDRRDGLPAEGAAAGLQGFAVDKTFLSSLKGILLETELALTFVIFICFTASISAYMAAALLEFFITLAFLFLYATQYYLRFDRLNWPCLDFLRCVSAIIIFLVVSFAAVTSRDGAAIAAFVFGIILVSVFAYDAFKIYRTEMAPRTTQEDQQ; from the exons atgtGCTTCCCGGGGTGGGGTGGAGACGGTGCAGGCACCAGCAGGGGCACTCTGGGCAGCTGGGAGAAGGCCCGTCTGGCTGAGCGAGGCTCCTTGGCGGCCCCTCGGCCGACCTCCCCGCTTTTCTTGCAGGTTTCTCCAAGTGCCTCCCTGCTTCTGtttgcttccccatctctccagGTTTCTGTTTTCCCAGTTCCCTTCTCAGGCTGGTGGCAGTGGGGGCTGTGCCTGGTGGGCCCCACGGAGATGCTCAGTGCTCGGGATCGCCGGGATGGGCTCCCTGCGGAGGGGGCAGCTGCGGGGCTCCAGGGCTTCGCTGTGGACAAgactttcctctcctccctcaaaGGCATCCTGCTGGAAACCGAGCTG GCCCTGACCTTCGTCATCTTCATCTGCTTCACGGCCTCCATCTCCGCCTACATGGCCGCAGCACTGCTGGAGTTCTTCATCACGCtcgccttcctcttcctctacgcCACCCAGTACTACCTGCGCTTCGATCGGCTGAACTGGCCCTGTCTG gacTTCCTCCGCTGTGTCAGTGCCATCATCATCTTCCTGGTGGTCTCCTTTGCAGCTGTGACCTCCCGGGATGGAGCTGCCATTGCTGCTTTT GTGTTTGGCATCATCCTGGTTTCCGTCTTTGCCTACGATGCTTTCAAGATCTACCGGACCGAGATGGCTCCCAGGACCACCCAGG AGGACCAGCAGTGA